The following are from one region of the Vulpes vulpes isolate BD-2025 chromosome 14, VulVul3, whole genome shotgun sequence genome:
- the PCIF1 gene encoding mRNA (2'-O-methyladenosine-N(6)-)-methyltransferase isoform X1: MANENHGSPREEASLLSHSPGTSNQNQPCSPKPIRLVQDLPEELVHAGWEKCWSRRENRPYYFNRFTNQSLWEMPVLGQHDVISDPLGLNATPLPQDSSLVDTPPAENKPRKRQLSEEQPSGNGVKKPKIEIPVTPTGPSVPSSPSIPGTPTLKMWGTSPEDKQQAALLRPTEVYWDLDIQTNAVIKHRGPSEVLPPHPEVELLRSQLILKLRQHYRELCQQREGIEPPRESFNRWMLERKVVDKGSDPLLPSNCEPVVSPSMFREIMNDIPIRLSRIKFREEAKRLLFKYAEAARRLIESRSASPDSRKVVKWNVEDTFSWLRKDHSASKEDYMDRLEHLRRQCGPHVSAAAKDSVEGICSKIYHISLEYVKRIREKHLAILKENNIPEEVEAPEVEPRLVYCYPVRLAVSAPPMPSVEMHMENNVVCIRYKGEMVKVSRNYFSKLWLLYRYSCIDDSAFERFLPRVWCLLRRYQMMFGVGLYEGTGLQGSLPVHVFEALHRLFSVSFECFASPLNCYFRQYCSAFPDTDGYFGSRGPCLDFSPLSGSFEANPPFCEELMDAMVSHFEKLLESSPEPLSFIVFIPEWREPPTPALTRMEQSRFKRHQLVLPAFEHEYRSGSQHVCKKEEMHYKAVHNTAVLFLQNDPGFAKWGPTPERLQELSTAYRQSGRSHGSSSSSSSENKDRDSGREQGPSREAPPPCPIPQLLTSNSLQLLCK, encoded by the exons ATGGCCAATGAGAATCACGGCAGCCCCCGAGAGGAGGCGTCCCTGCTGAGTCACTCCCCAGGCACCTCCAATCAGAACCAGCCCTGTTCTCCAAAGCCCATCCGCCTGGTGCAGGACCTCCCAG AGGAGCTGGTGCATGCGGGCTGGGAGAAGTGCTGGAGCCGGAGGGAGAACCGTCCCTACTACTTCAACAGATTCACCAACCAGTCCCTATGGGAGATGCCTGTGCTGGGCCAACATGACGTGATT TCGGACCCTTTGGGACTGAATGCGACTCCACTGCCCCAAGACTCAAGCTTGGTGGACACCCCCCCGGCTGAGAACAAGCCCCGAAAGCGACAGCTCTCAGAAGAGCAGCCAAGCGGCAATGGTGTGAAGAAGCCCAAG ATTGAAATCCCTGTGACACCCACAGGCCCATCGGTGCCTAGCTCTCCCAGTATCCCAGGAACCCCAACACTGAAGATGTGGGGGACATCCCCTGAAGATAAACAGCAGGCAGCTCTCCTCCGACCCACTGA GGTGTACTGGGACCTGGACATCCAGACCAATGCTGTCATCAAGCACCGGGGGCCATCAGAGGTGCTGCCCCCACACCCTGAGGTGGAGCTGCTTCGCTCCCAGCTCATCCTCAAGCTTCGGCAGCACTACCGGGAGCTGTGCCAGCAGCGAGAGG GCATCGAGCCCCCTCGAGAATCTTTCAACCGTTGGATGCTGGAGCGCAAGGTCGTGGATAAAGGCTCTGATCCCCTGTTGCCGAGCAACTGTGAACCAGTCGTGTCACCTTCCATGTTTCGAGAAATCATGAATGACATTCCCATCAG GTTATCCCGAATCAAGTTCCGGGAGGAAGCCAAGCGCCTGCTCTTTAAGTACGCAGAGGCTGCTCGGCGGCTCATTGAATCCAG GAGTGCATCCCCTGACAGCAGGAAGGTGGTCAAATGGAATGTGGAGGATACGTTCAGCTGGCTGCGGAAGGACCACTCGGCATCCAAGGAGGACTATATG GACCGCCTGGAACATCTGCGGAGGCAGTGCGGCCCCCATGTCTCAGCCGCAGCTAAGGACTCTGTGGAGGGCATCTGTAGTAAGATCTATCACATCTCCCTGGAGTATGTCAAGCGGATCCGAGAGAAGCACCTTGCCATCCTCAAGGAAAACAACATCCCAG AGGAGGTGGAGGCCCCAGAAGTGGAGCCCCGCCTGGTGTACTGTTACCCAGTACGGCTGGCCGTGTCTGCACCccctatgcccagtgtggagatGCACATGGAGAATAACGTGGTCTGCATCCGGTACAAGGGAGAGATGGTCAAGGTCAGCCGCAACTACTTCAGCAAGCTG TGGCTGCTTTACCGCTATAGCTGCATTGACGACTCTGCCTTTGAGAGGTTCCTGCCTCGAGTCTGGTGTCTTCTGCGGCGGTACCAG ATGATGTTTGGCGTGGGCCTCTACGAGGGGACAGGCCTGCAGGGATCGCTGCCCGTGCACGTCTTTGAGGCCCTCCACCGACTCTTCAGCGTCAGCTTTGAGTGCTTTGCCTCGCCCCTCAACTGCTACTTTCGCCAGTACTGCTCTGCCTTCCCGGACACTGATGGCTACTTCGGCTCCCGCGG GCCCTGCCTGGATTTCTCCCCGCTGAGTGGTTCCTTTGAGGCCAACCCTCCATTCTGCGAGGAGCTCATGGATGCCATGGTCTCTCACTTCGAG aaACTTCTCGAGAGCTCACCAGAGCCCCTGTCCTTCATCGTGTTCATCCCCGAGTGGCGAGAACCCCCCACACCGGCGCTCACCCGCATGGAGCAGAGCCGCTTCAAACGCCACCAGCTGGTCCTGCCTGCCTTCGAGCATGAGTACCGCAGTGGCTCCCAGCACGTCTGCAAGAA GGAAGAAATGCACTACAAGGCCGTCCACAACACGGCCGTGCTCTTCCTGCAGAACGACCCTGGCTTTGCCAAGTGGGGGCCGACACCAGAGCGGCTACAGGAGCTGAGTACCGCCTACCGGCAGTCAGGCCGCAGCCACGGctccagctcctcctcttcctctgagaACAAGGACCGGGACTCGGGCCGTGAACAGGGCCCTAGCCGCGA ggctccccctccctgcccgATCCCCCAACTCCTCACCTCAAACTCACTCCAACTCCTGTGTAAATAG
- the PCIF1 gene encoding mRNA (2'-O-methyladenosine-N(6)-)-methyltransferase isoform X2, whose product MANENHGSPREEASLLSHSPGTSNQNQPCSPKPIRLVQDLPEELVHAGWEKCWSRRENRPYYFNRFTNQSLWEMPVLGQHDVISDPLGLNATPLPQDSSLVDTPPAENKPRKRQLSEEQPSGNGVKKPKIEIPVTPTGPSVPSSPSIPGTPTLKMWGTSPEDKQQAALLRPTEVYWDLDIQTNAVIKHRGPSEVLPPHPEVELLRSQLILKLRQHYRELCQQREGIEPPRESFNRWMLERKVVDKGSDPLLPSNCEPVVSPSMFREIMNDIPIRLSRIKFREEAKRLLFKYAEAARRLIESRSASPDSRKVVKWNVEDTFSWLRKDHSASKEDYMDRLEHLRRQCGPHVSAAAKDSVEGICSKIYHISLEYVKRIREKHLAILKENNIPEEVEAPEVEPRLVYCYPVRLAVSAPPMPSVEMHMENNVVCIRYKGEMVKVSRNYFSKLWLLYRYSCIDDSAFERFLPRVWCLLRRYQMMFGVGLYEGTGLQGSLPVHVFEALHRLFSVSFECFASPLNCYFRQYCSAFPDTDGYFGSRGPCLDFSPLSGSFEANPPFCEELMDAMVSHFEKLLESSPEPLSFIVFIPEWREPPTPALTRMEQSRFKRHQLVLPAFEHEYRSGSQHVCKKEEMHYKAVHNTAVLFLQNDPGFAKWGPTPERLQELSTAYRQSGRSHGSSSSSSSENKDRDSGREQGPSREPHPT is encoded by the exons ATGGCCAATGAGAATCACGGCAGCCCCCGAGAGGAGGCGTCCCTGCTGAGTCACTCCCCAGGCACCTCCAATCAGAACCAGCCCTGTTCTCCAAAGCCCATCCGCCTGGTGCAGGACCTCCCAG AGGAGCTGGTGCATGCGGGCTGGGAGAAGTGCTGGAGCCGGAGGGAGAACCGTCCCTACTACTTCAACAGATTCACCAACCAGTCCCTATGGGAGATGCCTGTGCTGGGCCAACATGACGTGATT TCGGACCCTTTGGGACTGAATGCGACTCCACTGCCCCAAGACTCAAGCTTGGTGGACACCCCCCCGGCTGAGAACAAGCCCCGAAAGCGACAGCTCTCAGAAGAGCAGCCAAGCGGCAATGGTGTGAAGAAGCCCAAG ATTGAAATCCCTGTGACACCCACAGGCCCATCGGTGCCTAGCTCTCCCAGTATCCCAGGAACCCCAACACTGAAGATGTGGGGGACATCCCCTGAAGATAAACAGCAGGCAGCTCTCCTCCGACCCACTGA GGTGTACTGGGACCTGGACATCCAGACCAATGCTGTCATCAAGCACCGGGGGCCATCAGAGGTGCTGCCCCCACACCCTGAGGTGGAGCTGCTTCGCTCCCAGCTCATCCTCAAGCTTCGGCAGCACTACCGGGAGCTGTGCCAGCAGCGAGAGG GCATCGAGCCCCCTCGAGAATCTTTCAACCGTTGGATGCTGGAGCGCAAGGTCGTGGATAAAGGCTCTGATCCCCTGTTGCCGAGCAACTGTGAACCAGTCGTGTCACCTTCCATGTTTCGAGAAATCATGAATGACATTCCCATCAG GTTATCCCGAATCAAGTTCCGGGAGGAAGCCAAGCGCCTGCTCTTTAAGTACGCAGAGGCTGCTCGGCGGCTCATTGAATCCAG GAGTGCATCCCCTGACAGCAGGAAGGTGGTCAAATGGAATGTGGAGGATACGTTCAGCTGGCTGCGGAAGGACCACTCGGCATCCAAGGAGGACTATATG GACCGCCTGGAACATCTGCGGAGGCAGTGCGGCCCCCATGTCTCAGCCGCAGCTAAGGACTCTGTGGAGGGCATCTGTAGTAAGATCTATCACATCTCCCTGGAGTATGTCAAGCGGATCCGAGAGAAGCACCTTGCCATCCTCAAGGAAAACAACATCCCAG AGGAGGTGGAGGCCCCAGAAGTGGAGCCCCGCCTGGTGTACTGTTACCCAGTACGGCTGGCCGTGTCTGCACCccctatgcccagtgtggagatGCACATGGAGAATAACGTGGTCTGCATCCGGTACAAGGGAGAGATGGTCAAGGTCAGCCGCAACTACTTCAGCAAGCTG TGGCTGCTTTACCGCTATAGCTGCATTGACGACTCTGCCTTTGAGAGGTTCCTGCCTCGAGTCTGGTGTCTTCTGCGGCGGTACCAG ATGATGTTTGGCGTGGGCCTCTACGAGGGGACAGGCCTGCAGGGATCGCTGCCCGTGCACGTCTTTGAGGCCCTCCACCGACTCTTCAGCGTCAGCTTTGAGTGCTTTGCCTCGCCCCTCAACTGCTACTTTCGCCAGTACTGCTCTGCCTTCCCGGACACTGATGGCTACTTCGGCTCCCGCGG GCCCTGCCTGGATTTCTCCCCGCTGAGTGGTTCCTTTGAGGCCAACCCTCCATTCTGCGAGGAGCTCATGGATGCCATGGTCTCTCACTTCGAG aaACTTCTCGAGAGCTCACCAGAGCCCCTGTCCTTCATCGTGTTCATCCCCGAGTGGCGAGAACCCCCCACACCGGCGCTCACCCGCATGGAGCAGAGCCGCTTCAAACGCCACCAGCTGGTCCTGCCTGCCTTCGAGCATGAGTACCGCAGTGGCTCCCAGCACGTCTGCAAGAA GGAAGAAATGCACTACAAGGCCGTCCACAACACGGCCGTGCTCTTCCTGCAGAACGACCCTGGCTTTGCCAAGTGGGGGCCGACACCAGAGCGGCTACAGGAGCTGAGTACCGCCTACCGGCAGTCAGGCCGCAGCCACGGctccagctcctcctcttcctctgagaACAAGGACCGGGACTCGGGCCGTGAACAGGGCCCTAGCCGCGAGCCTCACCCCACTTAA